One genomic segment of Halorientalis litorea includes these proteins:
- a CDS encoding ParA family protein, which yields MISYALWSEAGGVGKTALAVNLAAAHQRHGQRTLLIDLDPQNGGASHHLGVDDDRADPDVDNIVRHLIDRPKGEFADLVRTTTHGLDVVPSHNMLDSLETNLQRAQEMERDMGGRFVKELQLRRVLRDANLSQTYDAVVIDPPATGGQHVYNAVSATSNVVIPLELSPKGEQSLRGLEDTVSNLEAELDSEVGVVAVVPNKVRRTRMRDKYEEALEDVSYPVAPVQIPVREAMLNGAWDEQTTAYEYVANHGRPQRERETLELFDELARFIAAQFDVDLSEADIAEEEREVVA from the coding sequence ATGATATCGTACGCGCTGTGGAGCGAGGCCGGTGGAGTCGGGAAGACGGCTCTGGCGGTCAATCTCGCAGCTGCACACCAGCGGCACGGCCAGCGGACGCTCCTCATCGACCTCGACCCGCAGAACGGCGGCGCGAGCCACCACCTCGGCGTCGACGACGACAGGGCGGACCCGGACGTCGACAACATCGTTCGGCACCTCATCGACCGGCCGAAGGGCGAGTTCGCCGACCTCGTTCGGACCACGACCCACGGGCTTGACGTGGTACCGAGTCACAACATGCTCGACAGTTTGGAGACGAACCTCCAACGAGCACAGGAGATGGAGCGCGATATGGGCGGCCGGTTCGTGAAAGAACTACAGCTTCGCCGCGTCCTCCGGGATGCCAACCTCTCGCAGACGTACGACGCCGTCGTCATCGACCCGCCCGCGACCGGCGGCCAACACGTCTACAACGCCGTCTCGGCCACGTCCAACGTCGTCATCCCGCTCGAACTGTCACCGAAGGGCGAGCAGTCGCTTCGCGGCTTGGAAGATACGGTGTCGAATCTGGAAGCGGAACTCGATTCCGAGGTCGGTGTCGTCGCCGTCGTTCCCAACAAGGTGCGCCGGACACGGATGCGCGACAAGTACGAGGAAGCACTCGAAGACGTCTCGTACCCGGTCGCGCCCGTCCAGATTCCCGTTCGGGAGGCGATGCTGAACGGCGCGTGGGACGAGCAAACGACTGCGTACGAGTACGTCGCCAATCACGGCCGACCACAGCGGGAACGGGAGACGCTCGAACTGTTCGACGAACTCGCGCGGTTCATCGCGGCGCAGTTCGACGTCGACCTGTCCGAAGCTGACATCGCAGAGGAGGAACGCGAGGTGGTCGCATGA